TTTGTTTGTCTAAACCCACTAAGTCAAAGCCGGCATCTTCAATAAAATAGACCCACTCTTTCACACTATAGTTTCTTACGTGACTTGGGTCTCGAATAGTTTCGATCGTCTGTAAAAACGTATCTAATATAGGCGAACTAGAACTAATAATATCTACAAAAATAACAATACCATCTGGCTTAAGAACACGGTTTACTTCTTTCATGGCTGTCGGAACATGCTGCCAGTGATGAGCCGAATATCGGCTAATCACGACATCAAACTGCTGATCACTAAAAGGCATGTCTTCAGCAATGCCCTGCTGCACAAAGATGTTTTTTAATTTGCGCTGGCTAGCGGCCTTAGACACTGTGTCTAACATTTCATGAGATAAATCGTAGGCAAAGACTAGATCAGCATGTGGAGCAACATTATAAGAAACATGACCACCACCACAGCCTAAATCTAGAACCACAGCCTTTTCATATTTCTGAATTTCATGAATAAATTTATTAAATTCAATTCCTTCAGAATGAGCTTGGCTATTCAAATAGTCTAAAGATTTATTTTGATATTGTTTTTGGTTTATATCGTGCTGGGTGATCATAACCTTGCTTCCTACTTTGCAATGAAATCACCATAAAGCAAAAGTTAGATAAAAAATAATGATTAGTTTTTCTTCAATTGATAAATAAAAGTTATTATTTAATTTGTTTTAATACACTACGGCAATTAATAAAAATAGATTTAAGAACTTAGAAGGGATCCGCAAAGAGCACTGTTTAGTCACCCTTACTGAAACAGTGCTCTTTGCTCCATCACAACCCTTATCCAGAGAGTTCGATGCATAGAACTAGTGTATGTACCTTTAACTCAAAATGTTTCCTGTATTTTTTAATATTTTTAAATGTTCGCAGCATAAAAATGAAGTATATTTAATTTTATCAGAAGATTCTTCTTTGGTTTATATTTTGAACAGAACAGAATACACACTAGATCGCATAGATCGGAAAATTTTATCTGCCTTACGCGGTAATGGCCGTCTAACCGTTGCTCAATTAGCAGAAGAAGTCGGTCTTTCATCTTCACCATGCTGGACACGACTGAAACGTCTGGAAACTTTAAAAATTATTGAAGGCTATACGGTAAACGTAAACCCAAAAGCGATCGGTATTCATGAAGTATTCTTCATAGAAATTACTTTAGAACGCCATGACGATGAAATGCTGGAAAATTTCAGCGAAGCATTAGCTGACATACCAGAAGTTGTAGAAGCGCATCTGGTTACAGGTGATTATGATTATTTGGTGAAAGTAGCCGTAAAAGATGCTGACCATTACGAACGTTTTTTACGAAAAAAACTCTATTCAATTAAGGGAATTCGACACACCCGTTCGACCTTTGCCCTACGACCTCTTAAATCTGCCAATACCGCCGATTTAATGTTAATTGAATAAAAGATGTAATACCTATAGCACATAGACTTAAACTATTGATTCGAAAATTCTTATTGAGTTAAGTGGCTTAAACCATAACAGATTTAGGCTCTGTTATATTTTTTTTAAAAAATTCTGTATCTATGATTACAGCCTCCTCATCTCCATAATAAAATTAATCTGAATTGGAGGCATCGCCATGAACATTTTGAAGAAAAAAAATAAGGCCAGTTTTGTATTCTTTATTATTACTCTCTACTCTTTTATTGGGTTTGGCTTAGGTTTCATTATTTGGGAATACTTCTTAAAGGCCTAGTTCGCTAAAAAGAGTTAACGAGCCTCAGAAATAATTTCTGAAGTAATTTCTTTGCTACGATGATATGCGGCCCTCATGGCTAAACGTATATCATCAGACACATTGCCTAATTCAAACATTTGTAAAGCAGATTCGGTAATCCCGTTGGCTAAAGTAACCTTTCCACATAACTCCGCTGGTGGAACATTACTTTTACGAATCATTTCGACTGCGCCAGTAGCTGCTTGAAGCGCAAGATCTAAGGCAAATTGTTTATCTAGGCCTAATGAAACACCCGTCTTAATCATGCTATCTAAAATATAGAAAAAGTAAGCTGGCCCTGAACCTGATAAAGCAATAATGGCATCACTTTGTGTTTCAGACGGCGCCCAAAAAGTCTGGCCCGTTGCAGAATACAAGGTTTCAATTAAGTCTTTATCAAGCTGGTCCATTTGCTCTGAAGCAATAAGCACGTGAGTGCCCGTATGCGTAAGCACAGGTGGATTTGAAATTACACGAACGATTTTCTTTGAACCTGTAAAACTGGATAGATGCGCAATATCAATCCCTGCCATCATAGAAACAATAATCTTATTTGCTAACCATTTTTTAAACGGCGCAACTGTCTCTTTTAATTGTTTTGGGTCGAGTAACAACACAACAATGTCAGCTTTTTTTAAACCATTTTCTTTTTGCTTCAATGTCTGTGTATCATTAATTTTTTTCTCTTCAATCAAATGTATTTTTTCTTTTTGAAATCCTTTTAAAACTAACCCTCCTATTAATGCTAAAGCTAAATTACTACTACCGATAAAGCAAATATTAGGATGTACTGCATTTAACATTTAAAATGTTTTCCTTTCTTAAGAGAGGCTTATAACAATGAATATTATCTATAGTTTAATTATGAATATTGAATTAATAATGACCGTCTGAATAAAGAACCCACTTTAATAAAATATATTATTAAAGTGGGCGTTGTTTTATTTGCGCAATAAATAAAACTACTTTAACTTAAGCCTAATGTAGTAGTTTGGATAGTAAATACCACATATAAATTGTTTAAAGTATGTAAGTATTAGCATGATATTGTAAACAATCTACACTTAGAATTAAGTGAATATAAA
This genomic stretch from Acinetobacter oleivorans DR1 harbors:
- a CDS encoding class I SAM-dependent methyltransferase, which gives rise to MITQHDINQKQYQNKSLDYLNSQAHSEGIEFNKFIHEIQKYEKAVVLDLGCGGGHVSYNVAPHADLVFAYDLSHEMLDTVSKAASQRKLKNIFVQQGIAEDMPFSDQQFDVVISRYSAHHWQHVPTAMKEVNRVLKPDGIVIFVDIISSSSPILDTFLQTIETIRDPSHVRNYSVKEWVYFIEDAGFDLVGLDKQTLSLDFDSWVKRMKTPEDQIKTLRYLQEGSSDLVKKYFKIQNDGSFESHVGYFVFKKLGF
- a CDS encoding pyrroline-5-carboxylate reductase family protein; translated protein: MLNAVHPNICFIGSSNLALALIGGLVLKGFQKEKIHLIEEKKINDTQTLKQKENGLKKADIVVLLLDPKQLKETVAPFKKWLANKIIVSMMAGIDIAHLSSFTGSKKIVRVISNPPVLTHTGTHVLIASEQMDQLDKDLIETLYSATGQTFWAPSETQSDAIIALSGSGPAYFFYILDSMIKTGVSLGLDKQFALDLALQAATGAVEMIRKSNVPPAELCGKVTLANGITESALQMFELGNVSDDIRLAMRAAYHRSKEITSEIISEAR
- a CDS encoding Lrp/AsnC family transcriptional regulator; the encoded protein is MNRTEYTLDRIDRKILSALRGNGRLTVAQLAEEVGLSSSPCWTRLKRLETLKIIEGYTVNVNPKAIGIHEVFFIEITLERHDDEMLENFSEALADIPEVVEAHLVTGDYDYLVKVAVKDADHYERFLRKKLYSIKGIRHTRSTFALRPLKSANTADLMLIE